From Helicobacter sp. MIT 99-5507:
ATAATAAATAGAATCTTAGATTCTAAAAAAGCTAGAATCTTATTTTGGTGTATTTTAGGAAATAACTTAGATTTGAGCGAATTTGAAAGATTTGAAAATAGCCTTATTTTAAGCTAATGTTTGTTTTTGGATAGAATCTAAAAATATTTAAAAGATTTAATTTGTAGGAGAAATAATGATTTTTATTGATGCATGTAAAAGAAAAGAGACACCATATACTCCAATTTGGCTTATGAGGCAAGCTGGACGATATCTAAGCGAATATAAAGAAGTGCGTGCAAAAGTCGGTGATTTTTTAGATTTGTGTAGAAATGTAGAATTTGCAAGCAAAGTAACGCTTCAGCCTATTGATATTTTGGATTGCGATGCAGCAATTTTATTTAGTGATATTTTAGTTGTTCCACTTGAAATGGGCTTAGGGCTTGATTTTGTAAAAAATGAAGGTCCAAAATTTAGACAATGTATAAGAAATGAAAATGATATGAAAATATTACAAAATGAGGCATATAAAAAGCTTTCATATGTATATGATACGATTTCTTTAACTAGGTCAAAATTATCTAAAGATAAGGCACTTATTGGATTTTGTGGTGCACCTTGGACGCTTGCTACATATATGATTGAAGGTCAAGGTAGCAAAACTTATACACATTCTAAAAAAATGCTATATTCAAATCCAAATCTATTACATAAAATCTTACAATCCCTAAGTGATGAATTAAAATTATATTTAGAATCTCAAATCAAAGCTGGTGTAAATGCTGTGATGATATTTGATTCATGGGCTGGAGCATTAGAGAGGGATGCATATTTTGCTTTTGGTTTTAAATATATAAATGATATTGCAAAATATATAAAATCAAAATATCCACAGATTCCAATTATTGTATTTCCAAAGGGTGTTGGTGGATTTTTAGGTGCATTTAAAAATATAGAAACTAATTTTGATGTATTTGGTATTGATTGGGGTATTGATTTAGAATATGCTAAAAATATTTTAGGACAAAATTTTGTATTACAAGGGAATCTAGAGCCTTGTAGAATCTATGATTTTGATGCGATGGAGTGTGGGGTAGATAATATAATAAAAATTATGGGCAAACAAAGCGGACATATTTTTAATCTTGGGCATGGAATGCTTCCTGATTTACCAAGAGAAAATGCTATAAAATTAATTCAAATGGTAAGAGAAAAATCAAAACGATAAATGGAATGTATTTTGCTTTGCTAAATTAAAGTCCAAAAATAGGATTAATATGCAAATAAATACAGCAATCTATGATAAACCTGTGCAAAATATCAATTCAAATTCTGATGATATAAAGCTAAGAGAACAAACAGATTCATTTGAAGCATTGATATTAAAAATAGTGCTTGATACATCACTAAATATGGAAAATCATCTATATCCAAAAGAAGCAGGAAATGAAATATATCAATCAATGTATAAAGATAGCATTTCACAAAGTTTAAGCGGCTCTTTTGGGTATAGTGATTTATTGTTTAATTATTTAAAAGAATTGCAAGAAAATCAAAAAGACTAAAATATTATGGATAGCTTTGAAGATATTTTTAAATCTATTTCATCAAATATACATACAAAAGACCAAAAAGAACATATACTAAGTATTTTAGATGAATTTATCAATCAAACTTACAAAGCAGAAAAAGAATTTAATGATCTAAAAGAAGTCTTTAGCTTAGTATTAGAATCTATTCCAAATCCAATATGGGTGATAAATGAAGATAACAGCTATTTTTACTATAACTCATATGCAAAAAAAATTGATGATATATTAAAAAAATATCCACAAGAATTAAATGAATGTGAGATTCTATTTGAAAAAGAATATTATCTCATGCAAAGAAGCAAAAAACACAACAAAACACTAATCACAGCTACAAATATAACAAATGAAAAAAGAAAAGAGCGACTTGCTTCAATGGGGCAAATATCAGCTCATCTTGCGCATGAGATTAGAAATCCAATAGGTGCTATTGCTTTGATGCTCTCAAGTTTATCTAAAAATATAGATTCTAAACATAGTATATATATTTTAGAGATGAAAAAAGCACTATGGAGGGTAGAGCGGCTTATAAATACTACATTATTATTTTGTAAAGGTGTAAAAGCTATAAGTCAAAAATATGATAGCTCTCTTATAAAATCTAATATTGAAGATTCTGTAGTTTATTTTGAATATAGCAAAAATATCGATTTTATCTATGATATAAGAGTAGATAGTATTTGGTGTGATTTGGAACTATTAGAATTATTATTGCAGAATCTAATATCAAATGCGATTGAAGCGATAGAAGAATGCGATGAAATAGAAAATGGCATCATAAAAATAGAATTTTTCATAAAAGATAATAAACAGATTCTAAAAGTATATGACAATGGAGTATTAGCAAGCGATATTGATAATCTCTTTGAGGCATTTAAAACTACAAAGATTAAAGGAAATGGCTTAGGTTTGGCATTTTGTAAGCAAATTGCGGAAGCCCACAATGGAATTATTACCTATAATGATAAAGGTAAAAAGTATTTTTTAGTTTCACTAGGTTTATAGTTTTGCTTATTTTTAGATTTTTTAAAGTAGAATCTTAGCCTTAAAATTAGAAGATTTATAGAGGAAATTAATGGATGATTTGATAAGTAATACTGATATTATTGATGTTAGTATTGAGGATTCTATAACTGAGAGTTATCTTGATTATTCAATGAGTGTTATTGTAGGGCGAGCATTACCAGATGCAAAAGATGGATTAAAACCCGTTCATCGTAGAATCTTATATGCAATGCACGAACTTGGAGTTACTTCAAATACCGCATACAAAAAATCCGCAAGAATTGTTGGTGATGTAATAGGTAAATATCACCCGCATGGTGATATAGCTGTTTATGATGCATTAGTTAGAATGGCTCAAGATTTTTCTATGAGATTAGAATTAGTCGATGGTCAAGGAAACTTTGGTAGCATTGATGGTGATAGTGCTGCTGCTATGAGATATACAGAAGCTAGAATGACTAAAGCTAGTGAAGAAATAATGAGGGATATAGAAAAAGATACGGTTGATTTTGTCCCAAATTATGATGATACTCTCAAAGAACCAGATGTTATGCCAACTAGAATCCCAAACTTGCTTATCAATGGCTCAAGTGGTATTGCTGTTGGTATGGCTACAAATATTCCACCTCATAGGATTGATGAAGTAATTGATGCTTTGATTTATCTAATAGATAATAATAAAGCAGAACTTAGCAAAATAATGGATTTTATAAAAGGTCCAGATTTTCCAACAGGTGGAATTATATTTGGCAAAAGTGGCATTATTGAAGCTTATAGTAATGGAAAAGGAAAGATTAGGATTCGTGCAAAAACACATGTCGAAAAAACAAAGCAAAGAGATGTGATTGTCATTGATGAAGTGCCATATCAAGTAAATAAAGCAAAATTAGTAGAGCAAATAAGCCAACTTGCAAAAGGCAAGATAGTTGATGGAATCTATGAAGTAAGAGATGAGAGCGATAGAGATGGTATTAGGGTCGTAATAGAGTTAAAAAAAGATGCTATGAGCGAGATTGTATTAAATCATCTTTTCAAAACAACTACGATGGAAGTTACTTTTGGAATAATCCTGCTTGCTATAAACAATAAAGAGCCAAAAATATTTACATTGCTTGAATTGTTGCATTTATTTTTAAATCATAGAAGAACAATTGTAATTAGACGAAGTTTGTTTGAGCTTGAAAAGGCAAGAGCAAGAGCACATATTTTAGAGGGTTTAAAAATCGCA
This genomic window contains:
- a CDS encoding PAS domain-containing sensor histidine kinase; protein product: MDSFEDIFKSISSNIHTKDQKEHILSILDEFINQTYKAEKEFNDLKEVFSLVLESIPNPIWVINEDNSYFYYNSYAKKIDDILKKYPQELNECEILFEKEYYLMQRSKKHNKTLITATNITNEKRKERLASMGQISAHLAHEIRNPIGAIALMLSSLSKNIDSKHSIYILEMKKALWRVERLINTTLLFCKGVKAISQKYDSSLIKSNIEDSVVYFEYSKNIDFIYDIRVDSIWCDLELLELLLQNLISNAIEAIEECDEIENGIIKIEFFIKDNKQILKVYDNGVLASDIDNLFEAFKTTKIKGNGLGLAFCKQIAEAHNGIITYNDKGKKYFLVSLGL
- a CDS encoding Rod binding protein, translated to MQINTAIYDKPVQNINSNSDDIKLREQTDSFEALILKIVLDTSLNMENHLYPKEAGNEIYQSMYKDSISQSLSGSFGYSDLLFNYLKELQENQKD
- the hemE gene encoding uroporphyrinogen decarboxylase, with product MIFIDACKRKETPYTPIWLMRQAGRYLSEYKEVRAKVGDFLDLCRNVEFASKVTLQPIDILDCDAAILFSDILVVPLEMGLGLDFVKNEGPKFRQCIRNENDMKILQNEAYKKLSYVYDTISLTRSKLSKDKALIGFCGAPWTLATYMIEGQGSKTYTHSKKMLYSNPNLLHKILQSLSDELKLYLESQIKAGVNAVMIFDSWAGALERDAYFAFGFKYINDIAKYIKSKYPQIPIIVFPKGVGGFLGAFKNIETNFDVFGIDWGIDLEYAKNILGQNFVLQGNLEPCRIYDFDAMECGVDNIIKIMGKQSGHIFNLGHGMLPDLPRENAIKLIQMVREKSKR